The Penicillium digitatum chromosome 6, complete sequence genome has a window encoding:
- a CDS encoding Actin-related protein 2/3 complex subunit 2, with the protein MLLLDYQNALIQSLLTERFSGATPVSIDQVVSDFDGVTFHLSTPESKTKILISINVKCYKELVQYGAQEVLEREYGPYIVSPEPGYDFSVQIDLENLPAEEEARNDLIMKLALLKRNAMAAPFEKAFDDFNKLAEEASRYTSESAPQGIQEGGEVMAIHYREEEAIYIKANWDRVTVIFSTVFREETDRIFGKVFLQEFVDARRRVLTLQNAPQVLFRNDPPLELANVPGLNATGGEVSYVTFVLFPRHLTPQRRYENISHIQTFRDYFHYHIKASKAYIHTRMRKRTADFLQVLNRARPENEERERKTASGRTFRVQG; encoded by the exons ATGCTTCTTTTAGATTATCAGAATGCTCTGATCCAGTCGCTCCTTACGGAACGTTTTTCTGG AGCCACCCCTGTATCCATTGACCAAGTGGTTTCCGACTTCGATGGTGTGACATTTCACCTCTCTACTCCCGAGTCAAAGACGAAGATCCTCATCTCGATCAATGTGAAATGCTACAAGGAACTGGTTCAGTACGGAGCTCAGGAGGTGTTGGAGAGAGAATATGGTCCCTACATCGTGTCTCCGGAGCCGGGCTACGACTTTTCAGTGCAAATTGATCTTGAAAACTTGCCCGCAGAGGAGGAGGCCCGCAATGATCTGATAATGAAGCTTGCCCTCCTGAAACGGAACGCAATGGCTGCTCCTTTTGAGAAAGCATTTGACGACTTCAACAAGCTCGCCGAGGAGGCTTCCAGGTACACTTCAGAGTCAGCACCACAGGGTATCCAGGAGGGCGGTGAAGTTATGGCGATTCACTACCGTGAAGAGGAGGCCATCTATATCAAAGCCAACTGGGACCGAGTCACGGTGATTTTTAGCACCGTGTTCCGCGAAGAGACCGACCGGATCTTTGGCAAGGTCTTCCTGCAG GAATTCGTGGACGCCCGGCGACGTGTCTTGACGCTCCAGAATGCCCCTCAAGTCCTATTCCGTAACGACCCTCCCCTTGAGCTTGCCAATGTGCCTGGTCTGAATGCTACTGGAGGCGAAGTTAGCTATGTCACCTTTG TTCTGTTCCCTCGACACCTGACCCCGCAGCGTCGTTATGAAAACATCTCTCACATCCAAACCTTCCGTGACTACTTCCACTACCACATCAAAGCCTCCAAG GCCTATATTCACACTCGAATGAGGAAGAGAACAGCGGATTTCCTTCAGG TGCTCAACCGAGCTCGGCCGGAGAATGAAGAACGTGAGCGTAAGACTGCTAGTGGCCGCACGTTCCGAGTGCAGGGTTAG
- a CDS encoding actin-related protein 2/3 complex subunit 2, which produces MASKTGRWGVALSKLRKTQLPPAPQPTREKETPDELFQDKLVYPRFQRPVSDDSPVYSELMFPPTPLPTVPMASDSNLNPLAMASTISQARLNALHSGKDLELFFQRGKDCIDAYAQATKAMMEDACARVKDGEDPPYEEIEQLKWRFFRYCQTIVEEALSLIAGGATNHPRQASNSTMPSMVSSASTKTGSEPKTPLEISSFDDRLEFSGALLDSSGQGRLRLYTVSSDEWVMVPSMPSPTSPANVVAPELMDPVEESIHFGVIVRIFGKLYTISKMMETITQYYGAEPDNSKTGLPCWIKRSEQNVRTQKMAVLIDTVENLYYALYARITIELASIELCGSFRIDTSALRVELPYLMPEADHLYRIVLAFKNVLNSPEICAIRRMDVIAHFQQGYINQLAKKKQSKDELLSFDPLAYRPFALRTVSYRHGSYCEKWKEFIPFFDSIPAETMATLSEKYLTMTPVIMPPDNIPFVELPWIHSGQVGKAALEKEVQNDYLLLHAAQTQDTTIGEERKKGINPDLYHFARKRKCICKSICGCSWECTQEVQRPCPCAERHVRIMLTKRLLAHRWDGPAFAITASTTARMFFDGLAQLRRDVDATDIANELDRAFELFSLLISKERGITYREDFPASF; this is translated from the exons ATGGCGTCCAAGACAGGTCGATGGGGAGTTGCTCTCTCCAAACTACGAAAGACGCAACTGCCACCTGCACCCCAGCCTACACGTGAGAAAGAGACTCCCGATGAGCTTTTCCAGGACAAGCTTGTCTATCCTCGTTTCCAGCGCCCTGTCTCGGACGATTCCCCCGTTTATTCTGAACTCATGTTCCCACCCACTCCTCTCCCAACCGTTCCCATGGCGTCCGATTCCAATCTAAATCCTCTAGCAATGGCTTCTACCATCTCCCAGGCTCGCTTGAATGCTCTGCACTCAGGAAAAGACTTGGAGTTGTTTTTCCAACGGGGTAAGGACTGTATAGATGCTTATGCCCAGGCCACCAAAGCCATGATGGAAGATGCATGTGCCCGTGTCAAAGATGGAGAGGATCCTCCAtatgaagaaattgaacaGTTGAAGTGGCGCTTCTTCAGATACTGCCAGACAATTGTCGAGGAAGCATTGTCTCTGATCGCAGGCGGTGCCACCAACCACCCCCGGCAGGCCAGCAACTCGACCATGCCTTCGATGGTCTCCTCGGCTTCAACCAAGACTGGATCTGAGCCAAAAACTCCCTTGGAAATTAGCTCGTTTGATGACAGACTGGAATTTTCTGGGGCTTTG CTCGATTCTAGCGGCCAGGGCCGCCTTCGTCTCTACACCGTGAGCAGCGACGAATGGGTCATGGTCCCATCAATGCCCTCGCCCACATCTCCAGCTAATGTTGTAGCTCCTGAGCTCATGGATCCTGTTGAGGAATCGATTCATTTCGGTGTCATCGTGCGTATTTTCGGCAAGCTGTACACAATCTCGAAGATGATGGAGACAATTACCCAGTATTACGGTGCGGAG CCCGACAACTCCAAGACCGGTCTGCCATGCTGGATCAAACGCAGCGAGCAAAACGTGCGCACCCAGAAGATGGCTGTGCTGATTGATACTGTCGAGAACCTCTATTATGCCCTCTATGCCCGCATTACGATTGAGCTGGCCAGCATTGAGCTCTGCGGTTCCTTCCGAATCGACACTAGTGCACTGCGAGTCGAGCTTCCATACCTTATGCCAGAGGCTGATCATCTCTACCGCATCGTTCTAGCGTTCAAGAATGTGCTGAACTCTCCCGAAATTTGCGCTATTCGTCGGATGGACGTCATCGCCCACTTCCAACAGGGGTATATCAATCAGCTTgcgaagaaaaagcaaagtaAGGACGAGTTGCTCTCCTTTGACCCCCTCGCATATCGCCCTTTCGCGTTGAGAACTGTCTCTTACCGGCACGGATCCTACTGTGAGAAATGGAAAGAGTTCATTCCATTCTTCGACTCCATCCCAGCAGAGACTATGGCAACACTGTCGGAGAAGTATCTCACCATGACTCCAGTCATTATGCCACCTGACAACATTCCATTCGTGGAGCTTCCATGGATCCACTCAGGGCAGGTGGGAAAGGCTGCCTTGGAGAAGGAGGTTCAGAACGATTACCTTTTGCTCCACGCCGCCCAAACGCAGGACACAACCATCGGAGAAGAACGCAAGAAGGGGATTAACCCTGATCTCTACCACTTTGCCAGGAAACGAAAGTGCATTTGCAAGTCGATCTGTGGATGTTCCTGGGAGTGTACCCAAGAGGTGCAGCGCCCTTGTCCTTGTGCGGAACGCCATGTACGCATCATGTTGACCAAGCGTCTTCTTGCGCACAGATGGGATGGACCTGCTTTCGCCATAACTGCTTCTACCACTGCTCGCATGTTCTTCGATGGTTTAGCTCAACTCAGACGTGATGTTGACGCTACGGATATTGCCAATGAATTGGACCGTGCTTTTGAGTTGTTTTCTCTGTTGATTTCCAAGGAACGCGGGATAACCTACAGGGAAGACTTCCCAGCAAGCTTCTAA
- a CDS encoding Short-chain dehydrogenase/reductase SDR encodes MTSDDQFFFDYLASIPHDVRRYSLKVADSIDRQVDYAAHAIKDTLAQQTWLPPTVRPARVSPRIRSSQGLTDRIQNWMAQNRAWTAAMLAFIGTGVVLYYGNKKLHGKRRKARRASSGARKEIVVVAGSPHEPIVRAIAMDLERRGYIVYVTVSSADEEHIIRSENRVDIKALWLDLTAASATSSSPSETHPSLQELRSLITQPQSPIAGVPPHTCQLSGLVVVPSPNYSAGPVATIPPSSWADTVNTRLLSPILTVQAFLPLLTLRSNNSTVIFANPSISSSLSAPFAGPEVTTTRAISGFAASLRQELRLLEQGNVDVVELQLGNIDLGPTYRNGQRQLAGTEVLAWSTQQRALYASQYLSSVEQRPVASAGPSTVRGSPARNLHYAILDALEPTSRDLFGRKVSKKPVMYAGRGAWSYSLIGAWIPSGLVALMMGYRSGNGTNSDTPSGSGSETSWERV; translated from the exons ATGACGAGCGACGACCAGTTCTTTTTTGACTAC CTCGCGTCTATACCCCATGACGTAAGGCGGTATTCACTCAAAGTCGCAGACTCGATCGATCGGCAAGTCGACTATGCCGCGCACGCGATCAAGGATACGCTAGCCCAGCAGACATGGCTACCGCCAACTGTTCGTCCGGCTCGTGTTTCCCCGAGAATCCGGTCATCACAAGGCCTGACGGACCGGATCCAAAATTGGATGGCTCAGAATCGCGCCTGGACGGCGGCCATGCTCGCCTTTATCGGAACCGGCGTTGTCTTATACTATGGAAACAAAAAATTACACGGAAAACGAAGAAAGGCTAGAAGGGCGAGCAGCGGCGCAAGGAAAGAGATTGTTG TTGTTGCCGGATCGCCACATGAGCCGATTGTAAGGGCTATTGCTATGGATTTGGAACGTCGAGGATATATTGTATATGTGACTGTATCTTCCGCGGATGAAGAGCATATCATCAGGTCCGAGAACCGTGTTGACATCAAGGCTCTCTGGTTGGACCTTACAGCTGCAAGTGCT ACTTCCTCCTCGCCGTCCGAAACCCATCCTTCATTGCAAGAGCTTCGCTCCTTGATCACTCAACCACAGTCCCCTATCGCCGGCGTGCCTCCGCACACCTGCCAACTGAGCGGCCTTGTCGTGGTCCCATCGCCCAATTATAGCGCAGGCCCTGTCGCAACCATCCCGCCGTCATCGTGGGCTGACACGGTCAACACCCGTCTCCTCTCGCCTATCCTCACAGTGCAGGCATTCCTCCCCCTGCTGACTCTCCGCAGCAATAATAGCACTGTTATATTTGCCAATCCCTCCATCTCATCCTCCCTTTCCGCACCATTTGCCGGCCCCGAGGTCACCACAACTCGAGCAATCTCAGGCTTCGCAGCCTCGCTTCGCCAGGAACTTCGTCTCCTTGAACAGGGTAATGTCGATGTCGTCGAGCTGCAGCTAGGCAACATCGACTTGGGGCCTACATACCGCAATGGCCAGCGTCAGCTTGCAGGCACAGAAGTCCTCGCATGGAGTACCCAGCAGCGAGCCCTTTACGCCTCACAGTATCTGTCCAGCGTTGAGCAGCGCCCGGTTGCCTCTGCTGGTCCTAGCACAGTACGCGGATCTCCGGCGCGGAACCTCCATTACGCGATTTTGGATGCTTTGGAGCCCACCTCGCGAGATCTTTTCGGCCGGAAAGTGTCCAAGAAGCCTGTAATGTATGCGGGCCGGGGAGCTTGGTCGTACAGTCTGATCGGGGCCTGGATCCCCAGTGGACTTGTTGCATTGATGATGGGGTACCGCAGTGGGAATGGGACGAACTCCGACACCCCGAGTGGCAGCGGCAGTGAAACCAGCTGGGAGAGAGTTTAA
- a CDS encoding Guanine nucleotide-binding protein, beta subunit, whose protein sequence is MVKSYFKFEHSNTFGLVASASSNAVWAKDDQTGIARQTGAGRAIVGASEEVLCWDVKKGELLGRWRDSACRAQVSVVTQSMTDEDIFAVGYEDGSIRLWDSRTATVIISFNGHKSAVTKLAFDNAGVRLASGSKDTDIILWDLITETGLFRLRGHTDQITSLHFLFPSPELLTSSGLNEHSGFLLTTGKDALIKVWDLSSQHCIETHVAQSNGECWSLGLSPDQGGCITAGNDGELRVWSIDEAAMMEISKEKVGADGRRILNERGTFYRHGKDRTLGIRFHPRSDYVGFHGSDKSVEVWRIRSQSEVQKSLARKKKRRKEKEARSEETGPEEDNDKSEDVSAAPVSEVFVQHVIVRTGGKVRSFDWMTNKSSGLNLLAATTNNQLEAYSIVPANKKTADSEDPDYTRILAVDIPGHRTDIRSIALSSDDRMLASASNGTLKIWNVRTESCLRTLECGYSLCSAFLPGDKIVVVGNKNGELEVFDIASSTLLDTIKAHDGPVWSLHVHPDGKSMVSGSADKTAKFWNFQVVQEEIPGTKRTTPRLKLAHTRTLKVNDDILNLRFSPDARLLAVSLLDNTVKVFFVDSLKLFLNLYGHKLPVLSMDISYDSKLIVTCSADKTVRLWGLDFGDCHKAFLAHEDSIMAVAFVPHNKDGNGHNFFSASKDRIIKYWDGDKFEQIQRLVGHHGEIWALAMSHTGDFIVSASHDKSIRIWQQTDEPLFLEEEREKEMEEAYDSTLTASLEQEEDGEDGEKAEAVDAGKQTTGTLMAGEKIMEALELGLEDLEVVRDWRKVKAANPNAAAPDRNPVYLALNNVSAEQHVLNTVQKIPAAALQDALLVLPFSKLSALFTFLNIWADREWNVPLTCRVLFFILKTHHRQIVASKMMRPMLDSIRVSLRRVLARQKDEMGFNLSALQFIGNQIREQSTTDYVDEDTWEEQQTSKGTGKKRQFVSVA, encoded by the exons ATGGTGAAATCATACTT TAAATTCGAGCACTCGAATACATTCGGGCTCGTCGCCTCGGCGTCTTCGAATGCGGTTTGGGCCAAAGATGACCAGACCGGCATTGCACGCCAGACGGGCGCTGGACGTGCCATTGTCGGCGCAAGTGAGGAAGTGTTGTGCTGGGATGTTAAGAAGGGAGAACTTCTTGGAAGATGGCGCGATTCTGCTTGCAGAGCGCAGGTTAGTGTGGTCACTCAGAGCATGACAGATGAAGATATCTTCGCAGTTGG CTACGAGGATGGAAGTATTCGTCTTTGGGATTCGCGCACCGCCACGGTCATTATTTCCTTCAACGGTCACAAATCCGCCGTCACTAAGCTGGCTTTCGACAACGCAGGCGTGCGCCTGGCCAGTGGCTCAAAAGACACCGATATCATCCTCTGGGATTTGATCACTGAGACCGGTCTTTTCAGACTTCGCGGACACACCGATCAAATCACATCACTACACTTCCTATTTCCCTCCCCAGAATTACTCACTTCTTCTGGATTGAATGAACACTCAGGGTTTCTCTTGACCACCGGAAAGGATGCACTGATCAAAGTCTGGGATCTTTCCTCTCAGCACTGCATTGAAACACACGTGGCACAATCAAATGGCGAGTGCTGGAGCTTGGGCCTTTCGCCTGATCAGGGCGGATGTATCACAGCCGGCAATGATGGTGAACTCAGGGTCTGGTCCATTGACGAGGCGGCTATGATGGAGATTTCCAAGGAGAAGGTGGGCGCGGATGGTCGCCGAATTCTCAACGAACGAGGAACTTTCTACCGACATGGCAAGGATCGCACACTTGGCATCCGATTCCACCCCCGCTCAGATTACGTTGGATTTCACGGTTCCGACAAGTCGGTCGAAGTTTGGCGCATTCGATCTCAGTCGGAGGTACAAAAGAGTTTGGcccggaagaagaagagaagaaaggagaaggaggctcGCTCCGAGGAAACCGGACCGGAAGAGGACAACGACAAGTCTGAGGATGTTTCCGCTGCTCCTGTATCTGAAGTCTTTGTCCAGCACGTAATTGTGCGAACTGGTGGAAAGGTTCGTTCGTTTGACTGGATGACCAACAAGTCAAGTGGCTTGAACCTCCTCGCCGCAACAACAAACAACCAGCTTGAGGCCTACAGCATTGTGCCAGCGAACAAGAAGACTGCCGACAGCGAGGATCCAGACTACACTCGAATCTTGGCAGTGGACATTCCTGGTCACCGAACAGATATCCGGTCGATCGCATTGAGCTCCGACGACCGAATGCTTGCCTCCGCTTCGAATGGCACTCTGAAGATCTGGAACGTTCGCACCGAAAGCTGCCTACGAACACTTGAGTGTGGGTATTCCCTGTGTTCTGCATTCCTTCCTGGTGATAAGATTGTCGTTGTTGGCAACAAGAACGGAGAACTGGAGGTGTTTGATATCGCATCCTCAACTTTGCTCGACACTATTAAAGCCCACGACGGACCCGTGTGGTCACTTCATGTGCACCCCGATGGCAAGTCTATGGTGAGTGGAAGTGCAGACAAGACAGCCAAGTTTTGGAATTTCCAGGTTGTCCAGGAGGAGATCCCGGGAACCAAACGTACCACCCCCCGCCTCAAGCTGGCACACACAAGGACGCTGAAGGTTAACGACGATATCTTGAACCTTCGTTTCTCTCCGGATGCACGACTTTTGGCTGTTTCTCTCTTAGACAACACCGTGAaggtcttcttcgtcgattCGCTGAAGCTATTCCTGAACCTTTACGGACACAAACTTCCTGTCCTGAGCATGGATATTTCCTATGATAGCAAACTAATTGTCACTTGCTCGGCTGATAAGACTGTTCGACTCTGGGGTTTGGATTTTGGTGACTGTCACAAGGCCTTCTTGGCCCACGAGGACAGTATCATGGCAGTGGCATTTGTTCCTCACAACAAGGATGGAAACGGTCACAACTTTTTCAGTGCAAGCAAGGACCGTATCATCAAATATTGGGACGGTGACAAGTTCGAACAAATCCAGCGCCTCGTTGGCCACCACGGTGAAATCTGGGCACTTGCCATGAGTCACACAGGTGACTTCATTGTCAGTGCCAGTCACGACAAGAGCATCCGCATTTGGCAACAAACCGACGAGCCGTTGTTCCTGGAGGAAGAGCGAgagaaggagatggaagaggCTTATGACAGCACGCTCACTGCATCTCTCGAGCAGGAGGAAGACGGTGAAGACGGCGAGAAGGCCGAGGCCGTCGATGCGGGTAAGCAGACGACTGGCACTCTGATGGCGGGAGAAAAGATCATGGAAGCTCTGGAACTAGGCCTCGAGGATCTTGAAGTCGTACGCGACTGGCGCAAGGTCAAGGCTGCCAACCCCAACGCCGCCGCGCCAGATCGTAACCCCGTCTATTTAGCTCTCAACAACGTCTCCGCCGAGCAGCACGTTCTGAACACTGTCCAGAAGATCCCCGCAGCTGCCCTTCAGGACGCCCTTTTGGTTCTGCCATTCTCTAAACTCTCCGCTCTCTTCACCTTCCTCAATATCTGGGCCGATCGCGAATGGAACGTGCCCCTCACCTGCCGTGTGTTGTTCTTCATCCTGAAAACCCACCACCGCCAGATTGTTGCCAGCAAGATGATGCGTCCTATGCTTGACAGCATTCGGGTATCGCTTCGTCGGGTCCTTGCCCGTCAGAAGGACGAAATGGGCTTCAACCTTTCTGCGCTGCAGTTCATTGGCAACCAAATCCGCGAACAAAGTACCACGGACTACGTTGATGAGGATACTTGGGAGGAGCAACAGACCTCCAAGGGCACTGGCAAGAAGCGCCAGTTTGTCAGCGTTGCCTGA
- a CDS encoding Cell cycle inhibitor Nif1, putative: MAMRGKLSECRSISHDTLRSGSPRVAHFDGEIPPALSPLDAFAAQSRYLARQLDESRRGGRPVSRLPPASVARSLSQGRPTFYRSKSSTEPRTELTRKPTQKGVPEIEDPKYRPISEHPRFSSISNASIDASDYEDDDDDDATPRTTMLNTGREEDGMTHAESPEEVPLHASEADGEPVGMAVGEPQDSSIDSAGRLDIQRTLAPPVSPRSCPSSSTKTTHPESSDDDYSSSNGGSTFSEPRKLSSGSAVSLPYSPMSTFPARPHPRSPSMSSETSGTGTTPLPRPSFNFSRPLSRSSTSLSASGASMRTESNHKHRRSRPTPLLLQLSTEDAAGMAPIDGEPSSAMSFHTYADHALPRGRFLSRDSVVFGGLQTPSRHSEEPPQMTRTPSPSPHRQLEHSPKPHSMHEVPVPKPQSSTPIPNPKFQPPSPSPSPSPSQSPPQPQPQPQLQPQTPKPQPVPQPPPMPKSVEPEPQPSVESTRPTINDKEEPVSSANSASTMRPQATPDKVTASGLTADDHVAKGIECHERGSLSESTYHLRIAAKQEHPTGMLLYALACRHGWGMRSNEKEGVRWLRKAVDSVGLDKLGDPDAPGASKAKEMQNTYRVQFALSVYELGVSYLNGWGIEQDKAFALRCFEIASQWGDVDATAEAGFCYAQGVGCKKDLKKAAHFYRLAESKGMSMVGNSWIYKDKYKETEPTGCSRGRNATGEKDKDKKLRSKSRTRSIFQRKKSAVSEA; encoded by the exons atGGCTATGCGAGGAAAACTGAGCGAATGTCGCTCCATATCTCACGATACCCTGCGGAGTGGCTCGCCACGGGTAGCGCATTTTGACGGCGAAATTCCTCCCGCACTCTCCCCGCTCGACGCATTCGCTGCCCAGAGCCGCTATCTTGCCCGACAACTCGATGAATCTCGACGAGGGGGCCGCCCCGTGAGTCGGCTGCCACCGGCGAGTGTAGCTCGATCTCTTTCGCAAGGCCGCCCAACTTTCTACCGTTCCAAGTCGTCGACTGAACCCCGCACCGAACTGACCCGGAAACCCACGCAGAAGGGAGTCCCGGAGATTGAAGACCCCAAGTACCGCCCTATCTCCGAACATCCTCGGTTTAGCTCAATTTCCAATGCTAGCATAGACGCTAGCGATtacgaggatgatgatgatgacgatgcgACACCCCGGACAACGATGCTTAATACTGGTCGGGAGGAGGATGGGATGACGCACGCCGAGTCACCAGAGGAGGTCCCGTTACATGCAAGTGAGGCGGACGGTGAGCCTGTTGGTATGGCGGTTGGTGAGCCGCAAGACTCATCGATCGATTCAGCTGGGCGACTGGATATCCAACGCACCTTGGCACCGCCAGTGTCACCGCGATCATGCCCATCCAGCTCTACCAAGACGACACACCCTGAAAGTTCTGATGATGACTACAGCAGCTCTAATGGTGGGTCGACGTTCTCCGAACCTCGCAAGCTGTCTTCTGGAAGTGCTGTGTCATTGCCATACTCTCCCATGTCGACATTCCCCGCCCGACCACACCCCCGATCGCCATCCATGAGCTCGGAGACATCAGGAACGGGAACGACCCCACTACCCCGTCCTTCGTTCAACTTCTCTCGACCGCTCAGTCGGTCGAGTACGAGCTTATCTGCTTCGGGAGCTTCGATGCGTACTGAATCGAATCATAAGCACCGCCGCAGCAGGCCGACTCCGCTGCTCTTGCAACTGTCGACCGAAGATGCTGCCGGAATGGCACCTATCGATGGCGAGCCGTCCTCCGCCATGTCGTTTCACACGTACGCCGACCATGCACTTCCGCGCGGACGCTTCCTTTCCCGGGACTCTGTCGTATTTGGAGGCTTACAAACGCCTTCCCGGCACTCCGAGGAGCCACCGCAGATGACGCGGACGCCATCCCCCTCGCCCCATCGCCAACTGGAGCACTCACCGAAGCCTCACTCAATGCACGAAGTTCCAGTTCCCAAGCCTCAAAGCTCGACCCCGATCCCTAACCCGAAATTCcaacctccatctccatctccatctccatctccatctcaaTCTCCGCCTCAGCCTCAACCCCAACCTCAACTTCAACCTCAAACCCCCAAGCCTCAACCAGTCCCACAACCCCCGCCTATGCCCAAATCAGTGGAGCCGGAACCTCAGCCCTCTGTCGAGAGCACCCGACCGACGATCAACGACAAGGAAGAGCCTGTCTCTTCTGCGAATTCGGCCAGCACCATGCGGCCCCAAGCCACCCCCGACAAGGTGACGGCTTCTGGCCTCACGGCTGACGACCACGTCGCCAAGGGGATTGAATGCCACGAGCGAGGATCCCTGAGTGAATCGACGTATCATCTGCGGATTGCCGCGAAACAGGAGCACCCGACGGGAATGCTGCTCTATGCGCTGGCCTGTCGGCACGGTTGGGGCATGCGATCCAATGAGAAGGAGGGCGTACGTTGGTTACGCAAAGCTGTGGACTCTGTCGGATTGGACAAGTTGGGCGATCCGGACGCTCCCGGTGCGTCGAAGGCGAAGGAAATGCAAAATACATATCGGGTTCAATTTGCTCTGAGCGTTTATGAACTCGGCGTCAGCTACTTGAATGGCTGGGGTATCGAGCAGGACAAGGCTTTTGCTCTGCGCTGCTTCGAGATCGCCAGTCAATGGGGTGACGTTGACGCCACGGCCGAAGCCGGATTCTGCTATGCACAGGGTGTTGGCTGTAAAAAAGACCTGAAGAAGGCGGCACACTTCTATCGCTTGGCTGAGTCCAAGGGTATGAGCATGGTTGGCAACAGCTG GATATACAAGGACAAATACAAAGAGACCGAGCCCACCGGCTGCTCCCGTGGCCGAAATGCCACTGGAGAGAAGGACAAGGACAAAAAGCTGCGCAGCAAGTCCCGCACTCGCAGCATCTTCCAACGCAAGAAGTCCGCCGTATCAGAGGCTTAG
- a CDS encoding Zinc metallopeptidase, putative: protein MRELDPLISEYRHEKKRPREAEALLILRKVASLVKPIMRQRAWRVGALCEFYPQQRNLLGLNVNSGQKICLRLRYSSDQRQFLPIEEILDTMLHELAHNVIGPHNQQFHALWNQLRDEHEELARKGYTGEGFLSQGKRLGGQRIPLDEARRQARAAAEQRRILAKNAGKKLGGTRVLRGTDIRKLRADAAQRRIEVTRGCASGTDRSTELAEEASHGFRTQAEEDDANERAIMEAFIELIQEEEREKYESLYVPPSQENPAGPRTKSSPPPTASDITPAISEALPTLPNEAQPSKHDEIVDLTADNSSYETPWICPMCTLENPSTFLCCDVCAAERPPPTNTLSKPTSGRHSNPPERLESGNSKKRPLTFDRKEGNKANPGDAFLFRNRTRALDTIKSLDRSADKKPLGWVCISCSSFMETQWWTCSCCGTMKPSS from the exons ATGCGGGAGCTAGATCCTCTAATCTCAGAATACCGTCATGAAAAGAAACGGCCCCGAGAAGCAGAGGCCCTCTTGATCCTGCGCAAAGTCGCATCGTTGGTTAAACCAATCATGCGACAGCGCGCCTGGAGAGTGGGCGCGCTTTGTGAGTTCTATCCGCAGCAGCGAAACCTGTTGGGTTTGAATGTCAACTCGGGCCAGAAGATTTGTTTAAGGTTGCGGTATTCCTCCGACCAACGGCAATTTCTCCCCATTGAGGAGATCTTGGATACTATGCTTCATGA ACTCGCCCATAATGTGATTGGTCCTCACAACCAGCAATTTCATGCACTGTGGAATCAACTTCGTGATGAGCATGAGGAGCTAGCCCGAAAAGGCTATACCGGAGAGGGCTTTTTATCTCAAGGAAAGCGTCTGGGTGGCCAAAGAATTCCGCTGGATGAAGCTCGACGTCAGGCTCGTGCTGCTGCCGAGCAGCGAAGGATCCTTGCCAAAAATGCTGGCAAAAAGCTTGGCGGGACCCGCGTACTCCGAGGAACGGATATACGGAAACTAAGGGCTGACGCTGCTCAGCGACGTATTGAAGTGACTCGGGGTTGTGCTTCTGGCACAGACCGAAGCACTGAACTCGCGGAAGAGGCCTCGCATGGGTTCAGAACccaggccgaggaagacgacGCAAACGAGCGAGCTATCATGGAGGCCTTTATCGAACTGAtacaggaagaagaaagggaGAAATACGAGTCTTTGTATGTCCCGCCAAGTCAAGAAAACCCAGCCGGCCCTCGGACGAAGTCATCACCACCTCCCACTGCTTCCGATATCACGCCTGCTATCTCTGAAGCTCTGCCCACGCTTCCAAACGAAGCCCAGCCATCGAAACACGATGAAATTGTTGATCTTACAGCCGATAACAGCTCATACGAGACACCCTGGATCTGCCCAATGTGCACGCTCGAGAACCCGTCTACCTTCCTATGTTGTGATGTTTGTGCAGCAGAACGACCGCCTCCGACTAATACGCTATCTAAACCCACTTCTGGTCGGCATTCGAACCCACCAGAGCGTTTGGAGTCTGGTAACTCGAAGAAAAGGCCTTTGACTTTTGATCGAAAGGAAGGGAATAAAGCAAATCCGGGGGATGCATTTCTTTTCAGGAACCGAACCCGTGCACTCGATACCATCAAGTCCCTGGACCGAAGCGCAGATAAGAAACCTCTTGGGTGGGTTTGCATCTCGTGCAGTAGCTTCATGGAAACCCAGTGGTGGACATGCTCTTGCTGTGGGACCATGAAGCCGTCCTCTTGA